Proteins from one Gossypium raimondii isolate GPD5lz chromosome 8, ASM2569854v1, whole genome shotgun sequence genomic window:
- the LOC105790609 gene encoding thioredoxin-like 2, chloroplastic, which translates to MADAIRLLSSSSSSLIHSLRFSSPSLLTTFHFASNSPLSSLGPTNQNSDKIFSYSSSIGLAPLALTPRKLSLSFKVYATVEETEQPKWWERDAGPNMIDIHSTKEFISALSEAGDRLVIVEFYGTWCASCRALFPKLCRTAQEHPEIIFLKVNFDENKPMCKSLNVKVLPYFHFYRGADGQLESFSCSLAKFQKIKDAIEMHNTARCSIGPPKGVGDLNLESVCAPKNDKPTGSS; encoded by the exons ATGGCAGATGCTATTCGATTATTATCATCGTCGTCGTCTTCTTTAATTCATTCGCTTCGCTTCTCTTCGCCTTCACTGCTCACCACTTTCCACTTCGCTTCGAATTCTCCACTATCGTCTCTTGGACCAACCAATCAGAATTCGGATAAgattttttcttattcttcttctaTTGGTCTTGCTCCGCTTGCTCTGACTCCCAGAAAACTATCGCTCTCTTTCAAG GTGTATGCAACAGTCGAAGAAACTGAGCAGCCAAAATGGTGGGAAAGGGATGCGGGACCAAATATGATTGATATTCATTCTACAAAAGAATTTATCAGTGCCTTAAGTGAAGCTGGGGATAGATTAGTTATTGTAGAATTTTATGGAACTTGGTGTGCTTCCTGCAGAGCATTATTTCCCAAG CTCTGCAGAACGGCGCAAGAACATCCGGAAATTATATTCCTCAAAGTAAATTTTGATGAGAATAAACCTATGTGTAAAAGTTTGAATGTTAAGGTGCTTCCTTATTTCCACTTCTATCGTGGAGCAGACGGACAGCTAGAGTCCTTTTCTTGTTCACTTGCTAAG tttcagaaaataaaagatgCCATTGAAATGCACAATACAGCTCGATGCAGCATCGGTCCACCCAAGGGAGTTGGAGATCTTAATCTCGAATCTGTCTGTGCTCCGAAAAACGACAAGCCAACTGGTTCAAGTTAA